One window from the genome of Pelobates fuscus isolate aPelFus1 chromosome 13, aPelFus1.pri, whole genome shotgun sequence encodes:
- the LOC134582743 gene encoding olfactory receptor 12D1-like, with amino-acid sequence MDPENQTSVSDFFLRGLTDIVELQTTLFVIFLFFYITNLVGNISIMGITIKDHSLHSPMYFFLWNLSFLDICFSSVAVPKMLSDFLALKKTISFAGCISQIHFFHFLGSTEVMLLTVMSYDRYVAIGNPLRYSNIMDKNCCVNLALVSWVTGYFHSMLHTVMTAKLPFCGPNLVNHFFCDIKPVLKLACTDTSLNLTLLVKVTGTLVTATLLLTLLSYIFIGRFLINIRTAEGRKRAFSTCSAHLTVVFLLYGTAIFTYMRSSSQDSLDQDKAAAVLFTVITPALNPVIYTLRNKDMKRAIQRVMSKIQF; translated from the coding sequence ATGGATCCAGAAAATCAAACATCAGTTTCTGACTTTTTCTTAAGAGGACTGACTGATATTGTGGAGCTTCAGACTACACTATttgttatttttctgtttttctacaTTACAAACTTAGTAGGAAACATCTCCATTATGGGAATAACCATTAAAGATCACAGTCTTCACTCACCCATGTATTTCTTCTTGTGGAATTTGTCTTTTCTCGATATCTGCTTTTCATCTGTTGCTGTACCCAAGATGCTTTCTGACTTCCTAGCTCTGAAAAAGACCATCTCGTTTGCTGGTTGTATCTCTCAAATACATTTCTTCCATTTCCTTGGAAGCACAGAAGTCATGCTCCTCACAGTAATGTCTTATGACCGATATGTGGCCATTGGAAATCCCTTACGCTACTCAAACATTATGGACAAAAATTGTTGTGTTAATTTGGCTCTAGTCTCTTGGGTTACTGGATATTTCCATTCAATGTTACACACTGTGATGACTGCAAAGCTTCCATTTTGTGGACCAAACCTGGTGAACCACTTTTTCTGTGACATTAAGCCAGTGCTGAAGCTAGCTTGTACAGACACTTCTCTCAATCTAACACTTCTGGTCAAGGTCACAGGTACCTTAGTCACAGCAACCTTGCTTTTAACTCTTCTCTCCTACATCTTTATTGGTAGGTTTCTGATAAACATACGCACTGCTGAAGGGAGAAAACGTGCATTCTCCACTTGTAGTGCTCATCTCACAGTTGTGTTCCTTCTATATGGAACAGCTATCTTTACCTACATGAGATCTTCAAGCCAGGACTCTTTAGATCAAGACAAAGCTGCTGCTGTCTTATTTACAGTTATAACTCCAGCACTTAACCCAGTCATTTATACCTTGAGAAACAAAGATATGAAGAGAGCCATACAGAGAGTGATGAGCAAGATAcagttttaa